The Bacteroidales bacterium WCE2008 genome includes a region encoding these proteins:
- a CDS encoding Glycosyltransferase, GT2 family translates to MKTAVVILNWNTKEFLEKFLPGVLESAGKDAEVIVADSGSTDGSMEMMKEKFPEVRRIELGENLGFTGGYNKALSELDGFEYFILLNSDIEVPKRWLEPLVEWMEANPDCGACAPKLLSWYKRDHFEYAGAAGGMIDRLGYPFCRGRVMKMVELDYGQYNDPKDVFWASGACLMVRSKLFRELGGLDARFFAHMEEIDFCWRLQLLGYRICIVPGSEVYHLGGGTLPANSPQKILLNFRNNLLMLENNLAKTYGLRNGDAGKACRAARMTIAKRMILDGMSALVYVLSGKISWFRAVIQAHREYRRSRIKTTPEEVGRYLQEWFGKARVNGMYDGHIVFQALIKGNKVFENLHRL, encoded by the coding sequence ATGAAAACGGCGGTTGTCATACTGAACTGGAATACAAAGGAATTTCTGGAGAAGTTCCTTCCTGGAGTATTGGAATCCGCCGGAAAGGATGCCGAAGTGATAGTCGCAGACAGCGGCTCCACTGACGGCTCCATGGAAATGATGAAAGAGAAATTCCCGGAGGTCAGGAGAATTGAGCTCGGGGAGAATCTCGGATTCACGGGAGGCTACAACAAAGCCCTGTCGGAGCTGGATGGTTTCGAGTATTTCATTCTGTTGAACTCCGACATCGAAGTGCCTAAGCGCTGGCTCGAACCGCTGGTGGAATGGATGGAAGCCAACCCTGACTGCGGAGCCTGCGCCCCGAAGCTGCTGTCCTGGTACAAGCGGGACCACTTCGAGTACGCCGGTGCCGCCGGAGGCATGATCGACAGGCTGGGCTATCCGTTCTGCAGAGGCAGGGTCATGAAGATGGTCGAGCTGGATTACGGCCAGTACAACGATCCGAAGGACGTTTTCTGGGCCAGCGGCGCCTGTCTCATGGTCCGTAGCAAGCTGTTCCGGGAGCTTGGAGGACTGGACGCAAGATTCTTCGCCCATATGGAGGAGATCGATTTCTGCTGGAGACTCCAGCTGCTGGGATACCGCATATGCATAGTCCCGGGCTCGGAGGTCTACCATCTCGGCGGAGGAACTCTCCCGGCGAACTCGCCGCAGAAGATTCTGCTGAACTTCAGGAACAACCTGCTGATGCTGGAGAATAATCTCGCGAAAACTTATGGACTCCGCAACGGAGACGCCGGCAAGGCATGCAGGGCCGCCCGCATGACCATAGCCAAGCGTATGATTCTCGACGGGATGTCAGCTTTAGTCTATGTCCTCAGCGGAAAGATTTCATGGTTTCGGGCCGTCATCCAGGCGCATCGGGAGTACCGGCGCTCGAGGATAAAGACTACGCCGGAGGAAGTCGGACGCTATCTGCAGGAATGGTTCGGAAAGGCCCGGGTCAACGGAATGTATGACGGCCACATAGTGTTCCAGGCGTTGATTAAAGGAAACAAGGTATTTGAAAATCTACATAGATTATGA
- a CDS encoding trk system potassium uptake protein TrkA — translation MKIVIEGAGEVGSHLAKMLSSEANDITVIDSDESRLNKLAMTANVVTLAGKVSSIKMLKSAGVSHADLFIAVNPASSQDVNVVSALLAKKLGCPKVCARINDEEDLSYENKYLFTEMGIDMMFYPEKIASAEIAELLKRTASTDSMDFAHGKLQMAVFRLEEDSPLIDMKLAEFAAVFASEDRQFRVVAVSRDNDTIIPKPDFKFHYHDLVFIIAKREGMEPIMTFMGKSDIEVNKVMILGASQIGEMLANTLSKQVDSIKIIDFDRKKCLEVSERTDDNVVVVNGDGRNSDFLLEENIKDFDSFVAVTGNDEANILACVVAKKFGVPRTVAQVENIEYIKLAEDMGVDAVINKKLITAGKIFKMTLSNKVRFVKYMGGTDAEVLEYIVAPGSKITAAPLKDLNFPDDAVVGGIVRGNESMIAVGDTKIEAYDRVAVFALPNAVKDVDRMFK, via the coding sequence ATGAAGATCGTAATTGAAGGGGCCGGAGAAGTAGGGTCCCACCTCGCAAAAATGCTCTCAAGCGAAGCCAATGACATTACTGTCATCGACTCCGACGAATCGAGGCTGAACAAGCTTGCGATGACTGCCAATGTAGTCACCCTCGCGGGCAAGGTATCATCGATCAAAATGCTTAAAAGCGCCGGCGTAAGCCATGCCGACCTGTTCATCGCTGTCAACCCGGCTTCCAGCCAGGATGTCAACGTCGTGAGCGCCCTGCTCGCAAAGAAACTGGGCTGTCCGAAAGTCTGCGCGCGCATAAACGACGAGGAGGATCTCTCCTACGAAAACAAATACCTTTTCACGGAGATGGGCATCGACATGATGTTCTATCCTGAGAAGATCGCCTCCGCCGAGATCGCCGAACTGCTTAAGAGGACTGCATCTACCGATTCCATGGATTTCGCTCATGGAAAATTGCAGATGGCTGTCTTCCGTCTCGAGGAGGACTCCCCTCTCATCGACATGAAGCTGGCAGAATTCGCGGCCGTATTCGCCTCGGAGGACCGTCAGTTCAGAGTTGTCGCCGTATCAAGAGACAACGATACGATCATCCCGAAACCGGACTTCAAGTTCCACTACCATGACCTGGTATTCATAATCGCCAAGCGCGAGGGCATGGAGCCGATCATGACCTTCATGGGCAAGAGCGACATCGAAGTCAACAAAGTCATGATACTGGGTGCGAGCCAGATCGGCGAGATGCTCGCGAATACACTGAGCAAGCAGGTGGACAGCATCAAGATAATCGACTTCGACCGCAAGAAGTGCCTGGAGGTAAGCGAAAGGACCGACGACAATGTCGTTGTCGTAAATGGCGACGGCCGTAATTCGGATTTCCTTCTGGAAGAGAATATCAAGGACTTCGACTCGTTCGTAGCCGTGACCGGTAATGATGAAGCCAATATCCTGGCCTGCGTTGTGGCTAAGAAATTCGGAGTTCCGAGAACCGTAGCCCAGGTCGAGAATATTGAATATATCAAGCTGGCCGAGGACATGGGCGTGGACGCAGTGATAAACAAGAAGCTTATAACTGCCGGCAAGATATTCAAGATGACCCTAAGCAACAAGGTCCGTTTCGTCAAGTATATGGGCGGTACCGATGCCGAGGTGCTGGAATATATAGTAGCGCCTGGCAGCAAGATAACCGCCGCCCCGCTGAAGGACCTGAATTTCCCTGACGACGCGGTAGTCGGAGGTATCGTCCGCGGCAACGAATCCATGATCGCCGTCGGCGATACCAAGATCGAGGCTTATGACAGGGTTGCGGTATTCGCTCTGCCGAATGCGGTGAAGGATGTGGACAGAATGTTCAAATAG
- a CDS encoding ATP-binding cassette, subfamily F, uup gives MASYLQIENISKSYGPKILFEHIGFNINEGDKIALIAPNGTGKTSLLRILAGKDKSDSGGKITFLRHIRIAFLEQEYDFDPEAGIFDQIMNSSAEFRRSLDQDGQFQHELRVRQLLTSFGLSDFGMQMKNLSGGEVKRVALTEMLATEADFYIMDEPTNHLDIDAIEFLEGYLSRSRCTLLMVTHDRYFLERVCNTVMEMDHGAVYIYKGDYENYLEKRQERIDNYNAETDKVRNILRRELEWMRSTPCARTGKAKYRKDAFYELKDRAEQVYRTSSVDLSEMGGASRLGSKIINCKNLSFWYGGKCYLDNFTYNFQRYERVGIVGRNGAGKTTFINLLTGNMDPSDPGTLTGIIDRGESLKIGYYHQKGMTFDEDQTVLETVNDTHLLSRFLFPHDMLNNKISKLSGGEKRRLYLLTILKEQPNLLILDEPTNDLDIVTLNVLEEYLKEYKGSLIIVSHDRHFLDRLVDHLFVFCGDGVVKDFIGSYTEYRTFIKDYEAEQKASAKPAVQQAAVKPRDNAAKKKMSFKEKQEFAQLEKDIEALGAEKAAIEEKMNSGTLPYDELQAASERFGELTDLLDEKELRWLELSELS, from the coding sequence ATGGCGAGTTACCTGCAGATAGAGAATATTTCGAAATCATACGGTCCGAAGATTCTTTTCGAACATATCGGATTCAATATCAACGAAGGCGACAAGATTGCTCTTATCGCCCCCAACGGCACAGGCAAGACTTCCCTGCTGCGCATTCTGGCGGGCAAGGACAAGTCTGACTCCGGCGGAAAGATAACCTTCCTGAGGCATATAAGGATAGCTTTTCTCGAGCAGGAGTATGATTTCGATCCCGAGGCCGGAATCTTCGACCAGATCATGAACTCTTCTGCGGAGTTCCGCCGCAGTCTCGACCAGGACGGCCAGTTCCAGCACGAGCTCCGGGTCCGTCAGCTCCTGACCAGTTTCGGGCTTTCTGATTTCGGGATGCAGATGAAGAATCTCTCCGGCGGCGAAGTCAAGCGCGTCGCCCTGACGGAGATGCTCGCGACCGAGGCTGATTTCTATATCATGGACGAGCCGACGAACCATCTGGACATCGACGCCATCGAGTTCCTTGAGGGCTATCTTTCGCGTTCTCGCTGTACCCTGCTGATGGTGACCCACGACCGCTACTTCCTCGAACGTGTATGCAATACTGTCATGGAGATGGACCACGGGGCCGTCTATATCTATAAGGGCGACTACGAGAACTATCTGGAGAAGCGTCAGGAGCGCATCGACAACTACAACGCCGAGACAGACAAAGTCAGGAACATTCTGCGGCGCGAGCTGGAATGGATGCGCAGCACTCCATGCGCCCGTACCGGCAAGGCAAAATACCGCAAGGACGCCTTCTACGAGCTTAAGGACCGCGCGGAGCAGGTCTATCGGACTTCCAGCGTGGACCTTTCTGAAATGGGCGGGGCTTCAAGGCTCGGCAGCAAGATAATCAACTGCAAGAATCTCAGTTTCTGGTATGGCGGAAAATGCTATCTGGACAACTTCACCTATAACTTCCAGCGCTACGAAAGGGTCGGTATAGTCGGCCGGAACGGTGCGGGCAAGACGACCTTCATCAATCTTCTGACCGGGAACATGGATCCTTCTGACCCGGGGACTCTGACGGGAATAATCGACCGCGGAGAGTCGCTGAAGATAGGTTACTACCACCAGAAGGGCATGACTTTCGATGAGGACCAGACTGTCCTGGAGACCGTCAATGACACTCACCTTCTCTCCCGCTTCCTCTTCCCTCACGACATGCTGAACAATAAGATCTCGAAGCTTTCGGGAGGTGAGAAGAGACGTCTGTATCTGCTGACCATCCTTAAGGAGCAGCCGAACCTGCTTATTCTGGACGAGCCTACCAACGATCTGGACATCGTGACTTTGAATGTACTGGAGGAGTATCTGAAAGAATACAAGGGCTCGCTTATAATAGTTTCCCACGACCGCCATTTCCTGGACCGTCTGGTGGACCATCTGTTCGTCTTCTGCGGAGACGGCGTGGTCAAGGATTTCATAGGTTCCTATACCGAGTACAGGACATTCATCAAGGATTATGAGGCGGAGCAGAAGGCTTCTGCCAAGCCGGCAGTCCAGCAGGCTGCCGTAAAGCCGAGGGATAACGCCGCCAAGAAGAAGATGAGCTTCAAGGAGAAGCAGGAATTCGCACAGCTGGAAAAGGATATCGAGGCTCTCGGAGCCGAGAAGGCCGCCATCGAAGAAAAGATGAACAGCGGGACTCTCCCCTATGACGAACTGCAGGCCGCTTCCGAACGCTTCGGAGAACTGACCGACCTTCTCGACGAAAAAGAACTCCGCTGGCTCGAGCTCTCAGAGTTAAGCTAG
- a CDS encoding AraC-type DNA-binding protein — protein MDIYYIFTILPFMVCMIWSVIYLLEYGKASQDKRILTGFAVLSAVLYFTHAVHFSGSGHLSVVDCIWLLCSLSSYPVICLYIRQLTRGHVTVWSFVCALSLALIVSAWAWIVFFLDKNVEPVFRVAKFVFLLEVVVAAMIGFHDLNAFRRKVDNAYADTEDKRLNPVVILLVLFVVASVASSVADIIGRDSFRGSLLLAIPSVLFSSLLFAVFYIGQRVDFSIRNYEEEVGPESKVEQMPEESAKDELMKRIDTIMAESRMYLQPGLKITDVSGALCSNRTYVSNTINSVTGMTFNEYINRLRIDHAVKLFNESPDLCCIECAERCGFTSKSTFFRVFKEYTGRTPSSWRTS, from the coding sequence ATGGATATTTATTACATATTTACGATATTGCCGTTCATGGTCTGCATGATCTGGTCGGTAATATATCTGCTTGAATACGGTAAAGCCAGTCAGGATAAGAGAATCCTGACCGGCTTTGCTGTTTTAAGTGCGGTACTGTATTTTACGCATGCCGTACATTTTTCCGGATCGGGGCATCTTTCGGTGGTAGACTGCATCTGGCTGTTGTGCTCCCTGTCGTCCTATCCGGTCATCTGTCTTTATATAAGGCAGCTGACGAGGGGACATGTGACCGTGTGGTCCTTCGTCTGTGCGCTGTCCCTGGCGCTGATCGTCTCGGCGTGGGCATGGATCGTATTCTTCCTTGACAAGAATGTCGAACCTGTCTTCAGGGTTGCGAAATTCGTTTTCCTGTTAGAGGTGGTGGTTGCCGCGATGATCGGCTTCCATGATCTCAATGCTTTCCGCCGCAAGGTCGACAATGCTTATGCCGATACGGAAGACAAAAGGCTGAATCCGGTAGTCATACTTCTGGTCCTCTTTGTGGTGGCTTCCGTTGCTTCGTCAGTGGCTGACATTATCGGGCGCGACTCGTTCCGTGGTTCGCTTCTGCTGGCTATCCCTTCGGTGCTTTTCTCATCTCTTCTGTTCGCTGTCTTTTATATAGGCCAGAGAGTCGATTTCTCTATCCGTAATTACGAAGAGGAGGTCGGTCCGGAGTCCAAAGTGGAGCAGATGCCGGAGGAAAGCGCGAAGGATGAGCTTATGAAGAGAATCGACACGATCATGGCCGAGTCCAGAATGTATCTGCAGCCGGGGCTTAAGATAACTGATGTCTCAGGGGCGTTGTGCTCCAACAGGACTTATGTCTCCAATACGATCAATTCTGTGACGGGCATGACGTTCAACGAGTATATAAACCGTCTCCGTATAGACCATGCGGTGAAACTTTTCAACGAGTCTCCGGATCTCTGTTGCATCGAGTGCGCCGAGCGCTGCGGATTTACTTCCAAGTCCACCTTCTTCCGCGTCTTCAAGGAATACACCGGCCGCACCCCATCCTCCTGGCGTACCAGCTAG
- a CDS encoding alpha-N-arabinofuranosidase: MKRLTLLVAFLCFGLAAGAQVQVRIHETAKDQPVIPADIYGQFSEHLGRCIYEGIWVGPDSSIPNEDGYRTDVLNALRELKVPVMRWPGGCFADDYHWMDGIGPMNERPKILNSNWGGTLEDNSFGTHEFLNLCEKLGIEPYISGNVGSGTVEEMSKWIEYMTAQSGSMAELRQKNGRQEPWHVKFFGIGNEAWGCGGNMTADYYADVYKRYVTYCHDYTGNTLYKIASGASDYDYNWTKTLMQKAGKQMAGISLHYYTVLNWEDKGSAINFTDEEYYNIVAKSVEIDQVLKNHEAIMDAYDPQRRVGLLLDEWGTWFNVEPGTNPGHLFQQNSMRDAMVAAMCLNIFNGHTSRLKMANIAQVVNVLQSMILTDGPKMILTPTYHVFRMYNVHQNATFVPTEYKAGEIVSANGRIMSDLSISTSSKDGKFHVSIANPSLDKAQKITLNFDELKPSSVSGEILKSKKITDHNEFDKAPAVAPVAFNGYKLAKGTITVEVPAASVIVLEIR, from the coding sequence ATGAAAAGATTGACACTATTGGTGGCATTCCTGTGCTTTGGTCTTGCTGCAGGCGCCCAAGTGCAAGTGCGTATCCACGAGACCGCAAAAGATCAGCCGGTCATCCCTGCTGATATCTACGGTCAGTTCTCCGAGCACCTCGGACGTTGCATCTATGAAGGTATCTGGGTTGGTCCCGATTCCAGCATTCCTAACGAAGACGGATATCGTACCGATGTCCTCAATGCCCTCAGGGAACTTAAAGTCCCTGTAATGAGATGGCCGGGAGGATGCTTTGCCGACGATTACCACTGGATGGACGGTATCGGACCTATGAACGAGCGCCCGAAGATCCTCAATTCCAACTGGGGAGGCACTCTCGAGGACAACTCCTTCGGTACCCACGAGTTCCTTAACCTCTGCGAGAAGCTCGGCATCGAGCCGTACATCTCCGGAAACGTAGGCTCAGGCACCGTCGAGGAAATGTCGAAATGGATCGAGTACATGACTGCACAGAGCGGTTCCATGGCGGAGCTCCGCCAGAAGAACGGCCGTCAGGAGCCTTGGCACGTAAAGTTCTTCGGTATCGGCAACGAGGCCTGGGGCTGCGGCGGAAACATGACTGCCGACTACTACGCCGATGTCTATAAGCGTTATGTCACCTACTGCCACGATTATACGGGAAACACCCTCTATAAGATTGCCAGCGGTGCTTCCGATTATGATTACAACTGGACGAAGACTCTTATGCAGAAGGCCGGAAAACAGATGGCCGGCATTTCTCTGCACTACTATACTGTCCTCAACTGGGAAGACAAGGGCTCTGCCATCAATTTCACTGACGAAGAGTACTATAACATCGTAGCAAAGTCAGTCGAGATCGACCAGGTGCTCAAGAATCATGAGGCCATCATGGATGCTTATGATCCTCAGCGCAGAGTCGGCCTTCTTCTCGACGAGTGGGGAACATGGTTCAACGTAGAGCCTGGCACCAACCCGGGCCACCTCTTCCAGCAGAACTCCATGCGCGACGCCATGGTCGCTGCCATGTGCCTTAACATCTTCAATGGTCATACTTCCCGTCTGAAGATGGCGAACATCGCCCAGGTCGTGAATGTACTTCAGTCGATGATCCTTACCGACGGTCCTAAGATGATCCTTACTCCGACATACCATGTCTTCAGGATGTATAACGTGCATCAGAATGCTACTTTCGTGCCTACAGAATACAAGGCAGGCGAGATCGTTTCCGCCAATGGACGTATCATGTCTGATCTCAGCATCTCGACTTCATCAAAGGACGGCAAGTTCCATGTCTCCATCGCCAATCCTTCGCTTGACAAGGCCCAGAAGATCACTCTCAATTTTGACGAGCTCAAGCCTTCATCAGTAAGCGGAGAGATCCTGAAGAGCAAGAAGATTACCGACCATAATGAGTTCGACAAGGCTCCGGCTGTCGCTCCTGTTGCGTTCAACGGGTATAAGCTTGCCAAAGGTACCATCACAGTTGAGGTTCCTGCCGCTTCTGTAATAGTGCTTGAAATCCGTTAA
- a CDS encoding glucose-6-phosphate isomerase — protein sequence MVKVNVSGCDTFVKGAEYKNYVEKALAGFDVLMGEKGAGNDFLGWRHLPTQTPESLIAECEAVRDDWKSKGVDLVVVIGIGGSYLGARCAIEALSHNFAKQLKSKGGNPEIVFAGNNLSEEYVAELMDLVAERNVACVVISKSGTTTEPAVAFRIVKDYLDKKYKDSAERIVAITDAKKGALKTLSTQEGYRTFVVPDDCGGRFSVLTPVGLLPIVLAGFDVRAMLAGAAEMEKALEIKGETNPAVVYAAMRNLLYTEYGKKIEILVTYNPKFQYLGEWWKQLYGESEGKDGKGIFPASVNNTADLHSMGQFIQEGDRVMFETVINIENANRSVVIEPDSQNLDQLNYLAGKHVEHCGAMAQLGTRLAHIDGGVPQLEISIEKINEHNLGGLFYFFEFACGVSAYTLGVNPFNQPGVEAYKKNMFALLNKPGFEEQSKAIRERIK from the coding sequence ATGGTAAAAGTAAATGTTTCAGGCTGCGATACCTTTGTCAAGGGCGCAGAGTATAAAAATTATGTTGAAAAGGCCCTCGCCGGTTTCGACGTCCTCATGGGCGAGAAAGGTGCAGGCAATGATTTCCTCGGATGGAGACATCTTCCTACACAGACTCCCGAGTCCCTCATCGCCGAGTGCGAGGCAGTAAGGGATGACTGGAAGTCAAAAGGCGTGGATCTCGTAGTAGTCATCGGTATCGGAGGCTCATACCTCGGAGCCCGCTGCGCAATCGAAGCCCTTTCCCATAATTTCGCAAAACAGCTTAAGTCAAAAGGTGGAAACCCGGAAATCGTCTTCGCGGGAAACAATCTTTCAGAAGAATATGTTGCCGAGCTCATGGACCTCGTGGCAGAGCGCAACGTCGCCTGCGTGGTGATCTCCAAGTCAGGCACCACTACCGAGCCGGCCGTGGCTTTCCGTATCGTCAAAGATTATCTTGACAAGAAATATAAAGACTCTGCAGAGCGTATCGTGGCTATCACCGATGCCAAGAAGGGTGCCCTCAAGACTCTCTCAACCCAGGAAGGATACCGCACTTTCGTAGTTCCTGACGACTGCGGCGGCCGTTTCTCAGTCCTTACTCCTGTAGGTCTTCTCCCAATAGTGCTCGCAGGCTTCGACGTACGTGCAATGCTCGCAGGCGCAGCCGAGATGGAGAAAGCTCTCGAGATCAAGGGCGAGACCAACCCTGCAGTAGTATATGCTGCCATGAGAAACCTCCTCTACACCGAATACGGCAAGAAGATAGAGATCCTCGTGACATACAATCCTAAGTTCCAGTACCTCGGAGAATGGTGGAAGCAGCTCTACGGAGAGTCAGAAGGCAAGGACGGCAAGGGTATCTTCCCAGCATCAGTCAACAACACCGCCGACCTCCACTCCATGGGACAGTTCATCCAGGAAGGAGACCGCGTAATGTTCGAGACTGTCATCAACATCGAGAATGCCAACCGCAGCGTAGTCATCGAGCCTGACAGCCAGAATCTCGACCAGCTCAACTATCTCGCCGGCAAGCATGTAGAGCACTGCGGCGCAATGGCCCAGCTCGGAACAAGACTCGCCCATATCGACGGAGGCGTTCCTCAGCTCGAAATCAGCATCGAGAAGATCAATGAGCACAACCTCGGCGGTCTGTTCTATTTCTTTGAGTTCGCATGCGGCGTGAGCGCATACACTCTCGGTGTCAATCCGTTTAACCAGCCGGGCGTCGAGGCTTACAAGAAGAATATGTTCGCTCTTCTCAACAAGCCGGGTTTCGAGGAGCAGAGCAAGGCTATCCGCGAGAGAATAAAATAA
- a CDS encoding glutamate racemase, producing MIGVFDSGEGGLSVLREIVKLLPDEKYIYYSDNAHCPYGEKSREYILDRCREITRFLIGEGADIIVIACNTATAAAINDLRSEFDIKFIGMEPAVRPAALGTRSGVIGVLATAGTLKGSKYLTSKGDWEDKCKIVEHVGQGFVELVENGILEGPEAESVVSASLKPLLDQGADTIVLGCTHYPFLIDTLREVAGPDIRFIDPAPAVARHLIYVMVQERLLSESDATKALAKVIEMAEAEARGEETSSRHLHPDVRLVASGDPTPLHRIYSTLFS from the coding sequence ATGATCGGCGTATTCGACTCCGGAGAGGGTGGCCTCTCCGTACTGAGAGAGATAGTCAAGCTGCTGCCTGACGAGAAGTATATCTACTATTCTGACAATGCCCACTGTCCTTACGGTGAGAAGAGCAGGGAGTATATACTGGACAGGTGCAGGGAGATCACCAGGTTCCTCATCGGGGAGGGCGCCGACATAATAGTGATAGCTTGCAATACAGCTACTGCTGCTGCGATCAACGATCTGCGCAGCGAGTTTGACATAAAGTTTATCGGGATGGAGCCGGCTGTAAGGCCGGCTGCTCTCGGTACAAGGAGCGGAGTTATCGGAGTGCTTGCCACCGCCGGAACCCTCAAAGGCTCCAAGTATCTGACCAGCAAAGGTGACTGGGAGGACAAGTGCAAGATTGTCGAGCATGTAGGCCAGGGCTTCGTGGAACTGGTCGAGAATGGCATTCTGGAGGGCCCTGAGGCCGAATCTGTGGTAAGCGCAAGTCTAAAGCCGCTTCTCGATCAGGGGGCTGATACTATTGTCCTGGGATGCACCCATTATCCATTCCTCATTGATACCTTGCGCGAGGTAGCCGGCCCGGACATACGTTTCATCGACCCTGCTCCGGCTGTTGCCAGACATCTTATCTATGTGATGGTCCAGGAACGTCTCCTTTCCGAATCAGACGCCACCAAGGCCCTTGCCAAGGTCATCGAGATGGCCGAGGCCGAAGCCCGTGGCGAAGAGACATCCTCACGTCACCTCCATCCGGATGTCCGGCTCGTCGCCTCAGGCGATCCGACCCCTCTCCACCGCATCTACAGCACCCTTTTCAGCTGA